The Myripristis murdjan chromosome 6, fMyrMur1.1, whole genome shotgun sequence sequence GTCTCCTTTTGGGATTTGGATATTCATGAACTCAGGAGGGCACCCAGGGGGTCTTGAGTCAAAAATTTCAAAAGCAACATGATACCCTGGggggaaaaagtgagagaaTTTTTCAAATCACAACTCTGGCTCTGACTAACAGGTGCTCCTGTTGATAAAATTACACCATCTACTTTTCTGTTTGGGgcagacattttcagatttgtttaATCACTGATTATAATGCAGGCACAGCCAAATGATAACCCATTTCACAtttaccaaaaaacacagacagcacagtTTGATTGCGTGTTGAGGGCAGTCCGGGGGGGCCCTCAGTGAGCAGACGGCTGAGTCTACGAGGGTTTGGCAGCTGCGGCTCCTGAACGGGCTGGTACACACCGTCCGAGTAATGCGCGGGCACTAGACGCACTAGATGTGAAcctgcacaagcacacagacaatCAGGTAATCTGCGGTGGTGTCACGCAGCGCTGCACGCTTTGGCAACGGTGACTTACCAACCGCTCCGCGTTTGGGATATCCCAAACTGTTGTACCAGCCATCCGAGCGCGGGACCTCCCACTCTATTTTACACTGTGAGCCTGTTCGGGTGAAGCCAAAATTATAATGTCGTGTTAAAACAGCGTTTCCCGCAGAACTGGCATAACACATTTTCAGCGTTGACCTTATTGTTCAAAGTAACGCTGCAAGTCACACACAAGTAGCAATGAATTGGTTTACTCACGTTCAGTGGCAATAAGCACTAAGCCGAGAACTGCTGAGATACTCCAGAGCCTTTTACGCAAATCCATTGATGCGAGAGATGCTCATCAGCTCAGTCCACAGGAACAGCCGAGAGTAGTTGAGGACTGTCTTAAATCTGAAGACAAACGGAAGGTAACAGATAatggtatttcttattattttgtctttgtttacatATATCATAGACTGATTttgtaaagttttgagaaaGAAAAGGCTTGCAGTAATTCGAGTCGCTTGCAGCATGTGACGCCTATTGTCGGGTGTGTTGCAAAAGTTTTGCACAGTTTGGTTAGCTTTCTACACTGGAAGCCTAAAGGCAGACAGCACCATCGAGGAACACCCTCATTTGGTGTTGGTTCTACATTCgataggaaaaaaatgaaattgttgaGGCTTACCCACTCTAGAGGATGGAATGTAGTGCAGAGGCAATGCAGAGGTGCAGGTGAGCTATTGTAGGTGGCAGATGGTGCAATACTAAAGCCAACATGTGTAGTACAGCTTATCACAAACTGCATGTGGTCATCAGGTCTGGCTCACACCTCCTTTCCAAAGCATTCCAGTAAACGCATCCTCCTCCCCAGTGACACAAAGGAGGCCAGTGGTATAAAAGAAGTGTATGTTCCTCCAAGATTCACACTTACCGTTCTTCAGCGGTgctgaactttcaactttcaggTAAGAAAGTTTTTGTGAATTTTACCTGTAGAGGAGTGTTTTATTTGGCACTATGAAAacttgtaaattatttttttcttaaatgaatGCGTTGAACAATGGGCTCACTCCAGGTAGTCACATGGCTGGATGGAGGTGAATGGCTTTGGGCTTTAAAAGCACTGTTGCACTTGgactattttcttttcttttcttttcttttatttgtttgcattaaatATACTTAGAGGCATGCacactgaaatgattttgcaTAGCTGAGAGATTTCTGTTCTTCATCATGTGCCATGTTACATGGGCGTAATAATGCACCATCCCTTATCTACTGTAAAGAACAAGGGCCTCTATCTCTGTATCTGGAGGTAACTGAGAGCCCCACCACTAACACTGTCCCCTCTGTTGCACTGTCTGGTTTCAGCTGTGTTCGGAAGATCTGGAGCGAAGATGACTTTCTACGATGACATTTACCCATTCTACCCTCTACAAAGGACCTCCTTCATCTTTAGTGGTCGTTTGCTCACCATTATTCTGGTTTTCCTTGTGCTCACAGTCAGTCTCCTTCTCATTCTGCCAGGGATACGAGGGAAATCGGTAAGTGCAACCCATTAGACGAACTATTTAACtctgaaaatataaagaaaaacctctgaattattgtcttttcctgtgatGACAGCATGGCTTGATTAGTGAAATTTTTAATTATCCTCATCCTATGCATTTCCCTTGCTTGTGTCGGAGTATTCTGGCACCCAAGTGTAAAATGCACCCaaaatcatatttgttttgttgtgtttcttccaTTTAGAGGCTGTTCTGGATGTTTCGAATAATAATAAGCATATTCATAGGTGCAGTGATAGTGGGTGAGTCTTGGTTTTCTCCTCTGAAATGATAAAGCATGGTGAATTATAAAGACATAAAATTCTTTTTATGCATTCTTTCATTCTTCTCctattgtcatgttttttttttatgacttgtCTTTATGTACTTTCTCTCCAGCGCTCAATTTTACTAACGACTGGGCCGAAGCCAGAATGACCACTAATGCCACCTACAAGTCCTTCAGCAATGCAGTGGTTAATGCTGACATCGGCCTGCACGTTGGATTGTATGGCATTAATATTACACTCAGAGGTGAGTCATTTTTGCTGTAGCGAAGACAATTATCGATGgcatgcagggtttttttttttttttttttgtataatacACCCACATGTGGGGATTACATATCACTGCTACAGCTCTTTAGTAAtccattgtatttttttttatcaatttattttgtttatgaatGTGAAGTATGGGCATCACAGTGACCTATATCCACTGTGGTGTCCATTCACTAATATCACCACTGTGGATGTGTTTCCACTTCACATCTCATCAGTCTGGGTTCCCTAATTTCAAAGGCAAATGcatccttttatttttcattttcacagtgaaTAAATGAGACTATGCATTAATGtgttcctgctctctctctctctctcaggaaaTCCTGTAATACAGTTCAATGAAACCATCGACTACAATGAGATGTTTAACTGGCACGATACTATTGATAAGGAGTATGTGGAAGCCTTGGAGAAGGGCTTACCGAGCCCCATCCTGTACATTGCTGAGAAATTCACCCTCACCAGCACTTGTGGCCTCATCTTTCAGTATAGATACTCTGGACGATACGCCTCTGCTACTCTCTGGTAACAACAATAAAGAACtctaaaaaaaagtcatatctTGTAGGTTTCAATGGATAATTTGTTAACAAAAATCAGAATTTTAAATGGCTGCTTATTAATGCCTCAACAGGACTGCCTTTTGCTGCTGGATGGTTGCCAATATCCTGTTCTCCATGCCAGTCATTCTGTATGCTGGTTACATGATGATGGCCACTGCTGCCTTTATCTTCTTCTCCATGGCCTCCTTCTCCACCATCATGAATTTGCCCCAGTGCATCTTCTCCATAGGAACTGGCTCTTTTGAAACCGAGTACAGCCATTCATTCTGGCTGGCACTTGCTACAGGTAAAAAGAATGCCCTTAAATGTCCTTAAAAGATAAGACCTGAGCTTGCTTTGCGTTACTGCTCTAAAGACTCTCAGATGTCTCTCActttacattttgtatttaaagtctacaaaaaaaggaaaaagtcaaTGATTTCTACTAACTGAGAGGATTTTTCaggtgtgctgtgtgctgtcatCGGGTTTCTGGTggtgatgtttgattttctgattCCGGAGAAGATGAAAGAGGCTTTCAGCGTTGGTGTCGACAGTTATGAGGACGAGGACATTTGTTATGGGGAGGGTTACCTGAATTCAATTTTCCTTGATGGAGTGACAACTACACCTCTGACATCAATAATTAAGCCGGTAAGTGGCTGACCCTGAAAGGGAAATACTATATTTTGACACATCTAGAGCAGtcctgtgtgtaaatatatactACTGCTATATTGTTTATTCTCCCTCAATATGATCTTTAATAAATGTTAAGTTTTGTGCTGCAAAATACATATTCAGCTTTTGGAACGTTTAAAAAATCACCGGCTACAGTGTTCATTTAAGTAATGATGCTTGATGAATGCTGGATTAGCATTCGTGAGATGATTTCTTGTTTGGCCACCACTCTACATCACTATTTTAATCCTTTTTTAAGTCCTTAATCCCACATTTCTAGCTTTGTCACTTATTGATTGTGATCATTATGTTCCTCTGTTTCAGGAAAATATATGAAGCTGTCCCACTGTGCCTAAAGGCAGCCTCTCCAGCCAAtacttgaaaatatttttgctgaACATGTTACAGATGGAATGTCTCATTGCTGAACAATTTTAATTATCTATATGAGCCTGTAAatttttgtgtaaaaatgtacataatAGTATACTGTAAGAATTTTGCaattattgttcatttttgaTGTTCATTATTATGTTTCAGTAGCACTATACACAATATTAACTTGTATGGGATCCATACAGTCTCTATGCATTTATTAGATCATAGGTCCATCATTGCTGAATTCCTTTTTTATAAAAATGGCAAATGAGGCAAAGCACAGGAGGAATATTAATAGTTTGATATTGATTAATTTGACCCTTAATAGCCTAATCAGGAATTCATGTTGCATGCAGACTGCTGTGGCACAAATATGTTCTTCAATACTGTGCTTAGTTTCCAAGCAATGTTCCAAGCTGAACCATCAGTGATTTCTTCCTCCTGGCTTTCTGAAGTCTcaataaatgtgaaaatttgAGAGGAGGGATTAATTCCAGTCTGCTTTTAGAAAGTGTAATTGAGTAATTGATAAATGCAAGAAAGTACAGTTTTGTGGATTGCCAGATTGTTTTTGCAATGACACCttaataaaaggaaataaagcaaCAACAAGTTTTCTGCAGTGACATTGTATTCTTAGTGTTGGATAACATTACATTCAGTTAGTAATGTACATTTTGATACATTCTGATACCCACTGGTAAAGGTGATGGTCACCTGGTATGTCTTTGAAAAGTAGCTGTGTCTTTGGCCTTCAGCATCACCATAATACACATAGTTTAGTGCCTTTTTTACAGcataatgttttcttttaatacTGTATAGTTTgttatgtcattttgaaaatcaataCCTGGTCAGTAATTCTTCATAGTAACATGCATACAGGAATAATATGGCCTTTCCAACCACGTCCTTTGTAAACCAAACTATTTACAGtagaattacattttaaacTCCGTACACATTAtaaaaaatgagtaaataaaaaataaatgtactaTTTTGTCTCTTCATAAGAAAATAATCATGACCTTATATTTACTTCTCTTCAACACCAGAAACTCACATACATTACTACAGACAACATATTCACATCTTAAGGCCATTATGACAATGTAATTCAAGataaaacctgaaaatgagAACTGCATGTTCTTTTAAGCATTGCAAAAAAgaggccaaaaaataaaatgatagaaaaataaattctcctcatcccactGAGCCACTCGGACCATTTTCTCCACCCCGTTAGACATGCAGAACTACAGTGGGCTAATCCATGCAGAGCCAAAGTCTCTAAATGTAGATAGGTGTCTCTTGTCCTGTCAGCAGCCT is a genomic window containing:
- the duox2 gene encoding dual oxidase maturation factor 2; translation: MTFYDDIYPFYPLQRTSFIFSGRLLTIILVFLVLTVSLLLILPGIRGKSRLFWMFRIIISIFIGAVIVALNFTNDWAEARMTTNATYKSFSNAVVNADIGLHVGLYGINITLRGNPVIQFNETIDYNEMFNWHDTIDKEYVEALEKGLPSPILYIAEKFTLTSTCGLIFQYRYSGRYASATLWTAFCCWMVANILFSMPVILYAGYMMMATAAFIFFSMASFSTIMNLPQCIFSIGTGSFETEYSHSFWLALATGVLCAVIGFLVVMFDFLIPEKMKEAFSVGVDSYEDEDICYGEGYLNSIFLDGVTTTPLTSIIKPENI